A region from the Bacteroidota bacterium genome encodes:
- a CDS encoding DUF748 domain-containing protein encodes MWTLDSYQDKRQPADPLPADAVMPNELVRSITFPVTIKTIILQNGYIRFRERAAGSAEAGVLNFDHLNVVVSPFTTDAKSKLYGVPTRFDLNGMFVGQSQLAIKATYPLHDSAFNLQLEATVGSFSVNRLNTFLVPNERKELTESRVDTAFVTMNIAAGTSTTNLTPHYRGVSMKVLATSSKDSAGLIEGISTLAANTFILRGDNPADKMTPVVSATTTRTRAKTEELFQFIWLSLRAALGSIVGGFS; translated from the coding sequence GTGTGGACACTCGATTCATATCAGGATAAGCGCCAGCCGGCGGATCCTCTCCCGGCAGATGCCGTAATGCCGAACGAACTCGTGCGATCGATCACATTCCCAGTTACGATCAAGACCATCATACTCCAGAATGGGTACATCCGATTTCGTGAGCGAGCAGCGGGCAGCGCAGAGGCAGGCGTGCTCAATTTCGATCATCTGAACGTCGTCGTCTCGCCGTTCACAACGGATGCGAAGAGCAAACTCTATGGAGTGCCCACGCGCTTCGATTTGAACGGAATGTTTGTCGGCCAGTCACAACTTGCGATCAAAGCCACGTATCCATTGCATGATTCCGCATTCAACCTACAGCTCGAGGCAACAGTTGGTTCGTTCTCGGTTAATAGACTGAATACGTTCCTCGTCCCGAACGAACGAAAGGAATTGACGGAGAGTCGCGTCGACACGGCCTTTGTTACAATGAACATCGCGGCGGGCACCTCGACCACCAATTTGACCCCTCATTATCGGGGAGTCTCGATGAAAGTTCTCGCAACCAGTAGTAAGGATTCTGCAGGCCTCATCGAAGGAATCAGTACGCTGGCCGCTAATACATTTATATTGAGGGGAGATAATCCGGCAGACAAGATGACCCCAGTTGTTTCGGCCACAACCACACGGACGCGTGCCAAAACGGAAGAGCTATTCCAGTTCATCTGGCTCTCACTTCGGGCGGCGCTGGGTTCGATAGTCGGGGGATTTAGTTGA
- a CDS encoding carboxymuconolactone decarboxylase family protein, which yields MRFDYKRANPEASAAMLAFNRFSHETKLDAKLIELIKIRASQINGCAFCLDMHTRDALALGESDRRLHVLAVWQESGMFSEREQVALRLTEAVTRISKRGVPDDLYAAVRTHFDEREYMDLISVINIINCWNRIAIATGLGPPEKA from the coding sequence ATGCGATTCGATTACAAACGTGCGAACCCCGAAGCATCTGCGGCGATGCTGGCATTCAACCGCTTCAGTCACGAGACCAAACTCGATGCAAAGCTGATCGAACTCATCAAGATCCGGGCCTCGCAGATCAATGGCTGCGCATTCTGCCTTGACATGCACACGCGGGATGCGCTGGCGCTTGGGGAATCTGACAGGCGTTTGCATGTCCTCGCGGTGTGGCAAGAGAGCGGGATGTTCTCCGAGCGTGAACAGGTCGCGCTTCGATTGACCGAAGCTGTCACGCGTATTAGCAAGCGTGGTGTCCCCGATGATCTTTACGCGGCAGTCCGAACCCACTTCGATGAGCGGGAGTACATGGACCTGATTAGCGTGATCAACATCATCAACTGCTGGAACCGCATCGCAATTGCAACGGGACTCGGACCGCCCGAGAAGGCTTAA
- the hflX gene encoding GTPase HflX: MKESFRFFETHKTRERAAIVTLIRSSDEESRAEALEHLSELALLADTAGADVLYRVTQERPTPDGALYLGKGKVEELKNHVEVLEIQLVLFDDDLSPVQIRNLEKELGVKILDRSGLILDIFASRARTREAKTQIELAQLEYLLPRLTRAWTHLSKQMGGIGTKGPGETQIETDRRLVKTRISLLKGKLAEIERQHRTRREGRSDELTRIALVGYTNVGKSSLLNTIASGVSEVFVENRLFATLDATTRAMALSHGRQALVTDTVGFIRKLPPRLIASFRTTLREVEEADILLHVVDIASPAYEEQIEVVRETLRELGAHLKPTIMVFNKLDALDEDRRQLTHELRAQYPHAVFVSAERGIGIEQLKNEIEKVITEASFELTVEIPLAHYDIASRLHELGEVTERVFTDTHVRLRLRVHSRNKERVERLLATAA, encoded by the coding sequence TTGAAAGAATCCTTTCGTTTTTTCGAAACCCACAAGACCCGCGAGCGTGCGGCTATCGTAACCCTTATTCGCTCCAGCGACGAAGAAAGTCGCGCTGAAGCCCTCGAACATTTAAGCGAACTTGCGCTCCTGGCAGACACGGCGGGCGCTGATGTCCTTTACCGTGTGACACAAGAGCGGCCCACACCCGATGGAGCGCTGTATCTTGGCAAGGGCAAAGTCGAAGAGTTGAAGAACCATGTCGAAGTGCTCGAGATCCAGCTTGTCCTTTTCGATGATGATCTTTCGCCGGTGCAAATCCGTAATCTGGAGAAAGAGCTTGGCGTCAAAATTCTCGATCGTTCGGGGCTTATCCTCGATATTTTCGCCAGTCGTGCACGCACGCGCGAAGCAAAGACGCAGATCGAGCTTGCGCAGCTCGAATACTTGCTGCCACGCCTTACACGCGCTTGGACCCACTTGTCAAAACAAATGGGCGGAATCGGCACAAAGGGACCTGGCGAAACGCAGATCGAGACCGACCGCCGATTAGTCAAGACTCGCATTTCGCTCTTGAAGGGGAAGCTTGCCGAGATCGAGCGTCAGCACCGCACGCGCCGCGAAGGACGCTCGGATGAGTTGACACGGATCGCGCTGGTGGGATATACAAACGTCGGCAAATCATCGCTTCTGAACACGATAGCCTCGGGTGTCTCGGAGGTCTTCGTCGAGAATAGGCTCTTTGCGACACTCGACGCAACGACGCGCGCGATGGCGCTCTCGCACGGCCGTCAGGCGCTTGTGACCGACACGGTCGGATTTATCCGCAAGTTGCCGCCGCGCCTTATCGCATCGTTCCGAACGACGCTGCGCGAAGTCGAGGAGGCGGATATCCTTTTGCATGTCGTGGACATTGCGAGTCCAGCGTACGAAGAGCAAATCGAAGTCGTCCGTGAGACGTTGCGCGAGTTGGGCGCGCATTTGAAGCCCACGATCATGGTCTTTAATAAACTGGATGCGCTGGATGAAGACCGCCGTCAACTTACGCATGAGCTTCGCGCACAATATCCGCATGCTGTCTTTGTCTCGGCGGAGCGGGGCATTGGTATCGAGCAACTCAAGAATGAGATCGAGAAAGTAATTACCGAGGCATCATTCGAATTAACTGTCGAGATACCTCTGGCGCATTACGACATCGCCTCACGTCTGCACGAACTGGGAGAGGTGACCGAGCGCGTCTTTACTGATACGCACGTTCGTCTCCGCCTCCGAGTGCACTCGCGTAATAAGGAGCGCGTCGAACGGCTGCTGGCGACGGCGGCGTGA
- a CDS encoding AbrB/MazE/SpoVT family DNA-binding domain-containing protein: protein MARRFQAYDRGVAAIAKAREFAGRQHGSSLTEHSMDRRFEATFDEHGHFDMPADIRERHGFTNGAKVKIEEQGNKLVIEAAKSLSIEDIKKLTAREAIEMAVGFSGNDGRALEILLEERKRF from the coding sequence ATGGCACGCCGATTTCAGGCGTATGACAGAGGAGTCGCCGCAATAGCGAAGGCCAGGGAATTCGCTGGCAGGCAGCACGGTTCCAGCCTCACGGAGCATAGTATGGACAGACGATTTGAAGCGACATTCGACGAACACGGGCATTTCGATATGCCGGCTGACATCAGAGAGCGACATGGCTTCACCAATGGCGCAAAAGTAAAGATCGAAGAGCAAGGAAATAAATTAGTCATCGAGGCCGCCAAAAGCCTGAGCATCGAGGATATCAAGAAGCTCACCGCCAGGGAAGCTATTGAAATGGCCGTCGGCTTTAGTGGGAATGATGGAAGGGCCCTCGAAATACTTCTGGAAGAACGGAAGCGATTCTGA
- a CDS encoding SDR family oxidoreductase has translation MEGLALVTGAGRGIGRAIAFALAEANIPVVLVARSNEEITDIRNEIISNGGSAWACPCDITKVDEVNGLVTDIAAEVGAVNILVNNAGVAPSAKLEDTTDEMWRETFGVNVDGPFYLMRALLPQMKVSGGQVISIASTAALQGFRYTAAYTASKHALLGLMRALTEEMKNTPIVFSTICPGFTRTNILEESILATMARGKSREEAEAIFAAMNREGHIIETEEIAQTVMNLISSSNATSGQAYHADGTPISGV, from the coding sequence ATGGAAGGACTTGCACTCGTCACTGGAGCGGGACGCGGCATAGGACGCGCGATTGCGTTCGCACTTGCAGAGGCGAACATTCCGGTCGTGCTGGTTGCACGGTCGAACGAGGAAATCACGGATATCCGGAATGAGATCATCTCAAACGGCGGATCGGCATGGGCATGTCCATGCGATATCACCAAGGTGGATGAAGTGAACGGATTGGTTACTGACATTGCTGCGGAAGTTGGCGCTGTCAATATTCTCGTCAACAATGCTGGAGTGGCTCCGTCAGCGAAGCTCGAAGATACGACCGACGAAATGTGGCGTGAGACTTTTGGCGTGAATGTCGATGGCCCGTTCTATCTCATGCGTGCCCTGCTGCCACAAATGAAAGTAAGTGGTGGGCAAGTGATTTCAATCGCATCCACTGCCGCCCTGCAGGGTTTTCGCTACACGGCAGCCTATACCGCATCCAAGCATGCGCTGCTTGGACTCATGCGCGCACTTACCGAAGAGATGAAGAATACGCCAATTGTTTTCAGCACGATCTGTCCCGGCTTCACGCGCACCAATATATTAGAAGAGAGCATTTTGGCGACGATGGCGCGCGGCAAATCGCGAGAAGAGGCGGAAGCAATTTTCGCAGCGATGAACCGGGAGGGCCATATCATCGAAACCGAAGAGATTGCGCAGACTGTAATGAATCTGATTTCGTCATCGAATGCCACGAGCGGACAGGCCTATCATGCCGATGGCACGCCGATTTCAGGCGTATGA
- a CDS encoding N(4)-(beta-N-acetylglucosaminyl)-L-asparaginase translates to MLVSLSTWKHGFRPNQVTYDALLAGKPALDAVEAGAKYCESDLTCMSVGRGGLPDSTGVVTLDASIMDDEGNCGSVAFVQRYEHVISIARRVMEKTPHVMLAGTGAEAFAASEGFPQTELLTEKAKAYYAEWIKQPDRLQVRLRRAAEGEHEYVFVHIDENGKESEAHEQNGRISRVAEASHDTIGVIGMDGAGRLAGACTTSGLAFKLHGRVGDSPIIGSGLYVDGKVAAAVATGDGELMMRACSAFHVVEMVRQGIEPGEALERALKRIREDRHLKPDLQCGLMVVRADGVWAARSLRPGFQLAAASTALKDQNILHDVTERGMSLAA, encoded by the coding sequence ATGCTTGTCTCTTTATCGACATGGAAGCACGGCTTCCGACCAAATCAAGTTACCTATGATGCGCTTCTCGCTGGCAAGCCGGCACTCGATGCCGTTGAGGCTGGCGCGAAATACTGCGAGAGCGATCTTACGTGTATGTCCGTGGGCCGCGGCGGATTGCCGGATTCAACGGGTGTCGTTACACTCGACGCCTCGATCATGGACGATGAAGGCAATTGCGGTTCTGTCGCGTTCGTGCAGCGGTACGAGCACGTGATCTCGATCGCGCGCCGCGTGATGGAAAAGACTCCGCATGTGATGCTGGCCGGCACCGGTGCGGAGGCATTCGCCGCGAGCGAAGGATTTCCTCAAACTGAGTTACTAACGGAGAAGGCAAAGGCATATTATGCCGAGTGGATCAAGCAGCCAGACCGGTTGCAGGTCCGCCTGCGTAGGGCTGCCGAAGGAGAGCACGAGTATGTGTTCGTCCACATCGATGAGAATGGCAAGGAGTCTGAAGCGCACGAACAGAATGGCCGGATCTCGCGTGTTGCGGAAGCCTCGCACGATACAATCGGCGTGATCGGCATGGATGGCGCTGGACGGCTGGCTGGTGCATGCACCACGAGCGGACTTGCATTCAAACTGCATGGCCGTGTGGGTGATAGTCCAATCATCGGCTCTGGACTGTATGTCGATGGTAAGGTCGCGGCCGCTGTTGCCACGGGAGATGGCGAGCTCATGATGCGAGCATGCTCGGCGTTCCACGTCGTCGAGATGGTCCGGCAGGGCATCGAGCCGGGTGAAGCACTGGAGCGCGCGCTCAAACGCATCCGAGAAGACCGGCATCTGAAACCGGATTTGCAGTGCGGCCTCATGGTCGTTCGCGCGGATGGTGTTTGGGCGGCGCGGTCGCTAAGGCCCGGATTCCAACTCGCGGCGGCAAGCACGGCTCTGAAAGACCAGAACATACTGCATGATGTAACGGAGCGAGGAATGTCGCTGGCAGCATAA
- a CDS encoding DUF1957 domain-containing protein, with protein sequence MLGSFTFILHTHLPYVLHHGKWPHGSDWLSEAVAECYLPILSALERLDAEGLAPRISMDFSPINLEQLADPAFAEVFASYCDEKILAAETDYNFFATNEEERLQPLAEMWREYYSNAKRKFQDEYGGNVVGAFRRLSERGILDAMTCGATHGYFPLLLKDANIRAQIKCAIATHEKHFGTRPRGIWLPECGYRPRYRWSPPVGPEAYQRKREERAGIEELVAEAGLEYFVVDGALTKGGTTIPAYQPLARKLHQQYLEEMGARGETPFEADADRSLAEIYSIDSGKPGRLANPPAVFSRDPQSAARVWAADRGYPGAGVYLDFHKKHHNSGLRYWGVTGARVDLGAKRVYQPGHTEWQLDLDASDFVSLIRRELAEHLGARGTPGIIAAPFDTELFGHWWFEGPRFLEKVMRQLLAPETDVELSNCSKALLDYPPTKTISLPEGSWGEGGHHFVWTNQAVAWMWDVIYPMEDRFLKIIKTIAPLPLAGGVGGGDKILQTILKQAAREMLLLESSDWQFVISTQGAIEYSKERFEEHRAFLEALLDMAERYAAGHGLTEEDTEILETSSVKDRPFETIDLAWWN encoded by the coding sequence ATGCTCGGCTCTTTCACCTTCATCCTTCACACGCACCTGCCGTATGTTTTGCATCATGGCAAATGGCCGCATGGCTCCGATTGGCTCTCGGAGGCGGTTGCCGAGTGCTACCTGCCGATTCTGAGTGCGCTCGAACGGCTCGACGCGGAGGGACTCGCGCCACGCATTTCGATGGACTTTTCACCAATCAATCTCGAACAACTCGCCGATCCGGCATTCGCCGAGGTCTTCGCCTCCTATTGCGACGAAAAGATCCTAGCTGCCGAGACCGACTACAATTTTTTTGCGACGAATGAAGAAGAGCGTCTTCAGCCGCTCGCCGAGATGTGGCGAGAGTATTATTCGAACGCAAAGCGAAAATTTCAGGATGAGTATGGCGGCAATGTCGTTGGTGCATTTCGCCGCTTGTCAGAGCGGGGAATTCTCGACGCGATGACTTGCGGTGCTACGCACGGCTATTTCCCGCTGCTGCTGAAGGATGCCAATATCCGCGCGCAGATCAAATGTGCAATCGCCACGCACGAAAAACATTTTGGCACGAGGCCACGCGGCATTTGGCTGCCAGAGTGCGGATACCGTCCACGTTACCGCTGGTCGCCGCCCGTCGGGCCCGAAGCGTATCAGCGCAAGCGAGAAGAGCGCGCCGGAATTGAAGAGTTAGTAGCCGAGGCGGGGCTGGAATATTTTGTTGTCGATGGCGCGCTCACGAAAGGTGGGACCACCATCCCGGCGTATCAGCCGCTTGCCCGGAAACTGCACCAACAGTATCTCGAAGAGATGGGGGCACGAGGCGAGACGCCGTTTGAAGCCGATGCAGATCGCTCGCTCGCGGAGATCTATTCTATTGATTCGGGCAAGCCGGGCCGGCTGGCGAATCCCCCGGCAGTTTTTTCCCGTGACCCTCAAAGCGCCGCGCGTGTCTGGGCTGCCGATCGAGGGTATCCAGGTGCCGGAGTTTATCTCGATTTTCACAAGAAGCATCACAACTCTGGTCTTCGGTATTGGGGCGTGACGGGCGCGCGCGTCGATCTCGGTGCCAAGCGTGTGTATCAACCCGGCCATACCGAGTGGCAGCTCGATCTCGATGCTTCGGATTTCGTTTCGCTCATACGGCGTGAACTCGCCGAGCATCTCGGTGCGCGCGGCACTCCAGGGATTATCGCTGCACCGTTCGATACGGAATTGTTTGGACATTGGTGGTTTGAAGGTCCCCGCTTTCTCGAAAAAGTCATGCGGCAACTCCTGGCGCCCGAAACGGATGTCGAGCTCAGCAACTGTTCCAAGGCACTCCTTGACTATCCGCCCACAAAAACGATCTCGTTACCCGAGGGCTCCTGGGGCGAAGGCGGACATCACTTCGTCTGGACCAACCAGGCTGTTGCATGGATGTGGGACGTGATTTACCCGATGGAAGATCGCTTCCTGAAGATAATTAAGACCATCGCTCCCCTCCCGCTTGCGGGAGGGGTTGGGGGAGGGGATAAGATTCTTCAAACGATCCTGAAGCAAGCTGCACGGGAAATGCTGCTCTTGGAATCGAGCGACTGGCAATTCGTGATCTCCACACAAGGCGCAATCGAATATTCGAAGGAGCGGTTCGAAGAGCATCGGGCGTTCCTCGAAGCCTTGCTTGACATGGCCGAGCGCTATGCTGCCGGTCACGGTCTTACGGAGGAAGACACCGAGATACTCGAAACCTCCAGCGTCAAAGATCGGCCGTTCGAGACGATCGATCTTGCGTGGTGGAATTAG
- a CDS encoding DUF5916 domain-containing protein, which yields MRNCSFVLVFLALLTLRSTSYCQNSKRDTSFHPVLNPSLAVSRRVGTITIDGNLNDAGWTHAARTKVFTGCVPHPMTPPPVETEALVTYDDDYLYVAMIGHDPHPENIRQSMIGRDNIWQDDFMGIILDPYGDGVRAFEVYLNPRGIQGDLFWSATNEDMSYDLIYSGESKITSDGWQIEMRIPFRSLRFPNVAVQNFHIAFWRSYPRDVVYKMSSSPIDFRIPCIFCQLGPLTGIENIPHTSSVELLPSLAATQAAARTGQASLLSNEPIRLKPSLGIRYGMGPASSIEATANPDFSQVESDAAQVSVNTTFALFYPEHRPFFQDGSDLFTTPLAAVYTRSIDDPLGAIKLLHRGPTWSLGYLGGYDRHSPVIIPLEERSVVIPDAGKSYSNILRVAKTIGTDSYVGALLTDRRYADKGSNTVAGIDGRVRLFENVALSGQGLWSGTIESNTHSIGDTTLFNDARHTVEYDGERLGGTSASLQIERITESIDAHIVYSETSPAFRAGNGFYFNNDIQSATGWARYKIPMVNQNAWLGWLVEVDPSVTAQYNWNFDDVTKLRELRPLIHVDFIGQSSLWYYHRFYSQEFGGILFPGLTQWDIGGNTTFASGVSLYAEITVGQSIATTAPVPFAGKGVDVSASATLKPIGSLLIEPSYRFSQLAHDNGAIFYAGSIYRSRFTYQFTRELDARVIVQYNGFADQLDIDPLITYKVNPFTSFYIGSTHNFVSTVGSINSLQPTERQFFAKVQYLIAE from the coding sequence GTGCGCAATTGTTCTTTCGTTCTGGTCTTTCTTGCACTGCTAACGCTCAGGAGCACAAGCTATTGCCAGAATTCTAAGCGTGATACGAGTTTTCATCCCGTTCTAAATCCTTCACTCGCGGTCTCTCGTCGTGTCGGGACCATCACGATCGATGGTAACTTGAACGATGCCGGATGGACCCATGCCGCCCGTACCAAAGTCTTCACCGGATGCGTCCCGCATCCAATGACACCGCCACCGGTCGAAACCGAGGCACTCGTGACGTATGACGACGATTACCTGTACGTGGCAATGATCGGGCACGACCCACATCCTGAGAACATACGTCAGTCCATGATCGGGCGCGACAATATCTGGCAGGACGACTTCATGGGGATCATCCTCGATCCATACGGAGATGGAGTTCGGGCCTTCGAAGTGTATCTCAATCCTCGCGGCATTCAGGGAGACTTGTTTTGGAGCGCAACGAACGAAGACATGAGCTACGATCTGATCTATTCGGGAGAATCGAAAATCACTTCCGACGGCTGGCAGATTGAGATGCGGATTCCATTTCGCAGCCTCCGGTTTCCCAACGTGGCTGTCCAGAATTTCCATATCGCGTTCTGGCGAAGCTATCCGCGCGATGTCGTTTATAAAATGTCGTCCAGCCCGATCGACTTTCGGATTCCGTGCATCTTTTGTCAATTGGGACCACTAACTGGGATCGAGAACATTCCGCACACCAGCTCCGTCGAACTTCTCCCTTCGCTTGCAGCCACACAGGCAGCAGCCAGAACTGGCCAAGCCTCCCTGCTAAGCAACGAACCCATCAGACTCAAGCCGTCGCTCGGAATTCGTTATGGCATGGGACCGGCGAGTTCAATTGAAGCAACAGCCAATCCGGACTTTAGCCAAGTTGAATCGGATGCCGCACAAGTCAGCGTGAATACAACCTTCGCGCTATTCTACCCGGAGCACCGGCCGTTCTTTCAAGACGGTAGTGATTTGTTTACAACCCCACTGGCCGCTGTTTATACTCGCTCCATCGATGATCCGCTTGGAGCAATCAAGCTGTTGCATCGCGGCCCAACATGGAGCTTGGGATATCTGGGCGGTTACGATCGACATTCGCCGGTCATCATTCCGCTGGAGGAAAGAAGCGTTGTGATTCCGGATGCCGGGAAAAGCTACTCGAATATTCTCCGTGTTGCTAAGACGATTGGCACGGATAGCTATGTTGGTGCGCTCTTGACTGACCGTCGATATGCCGACAAGGGCTCGAATACTGTCGCTGGGATCGATGGCAGAGTGCGGCTATTCGAAAATGTAGCTCTCAGCGGACAGGGATTGTGGAGCGGTACGATTGAATCGAACACGCACTCGATTGGGGACACCACATTATTCAATGATGCACGCCACACTGTGGAGTACGATGGCGAACGGCTTGGTGGGACCTCCGCATCTCTGCAAATCGAACGCATAACGGAGAGTATCGACGCTCATATTGTCTACTCCGAAACCAGTCCGGCATTCCGAGCGGGAAATGGATTTTACTTCAACAATGATATCCAAAGTGCCACAGGGTGGGCGCGCTACAAGATACCGATGGTCAATCAAAATGCCTGGTTAGGCTGGCTCGTGGAAGTCGATCCTTCGGTGACGGCCCAGTACAACTGGAATTTTGACGACGTGACTAAGTTGCGTGAGTTGCGCCCATTGATTCACGTGGACTTTATCGGTCAGTCAAGCTTGTGGTATTATCATCGTTTTTATTCGCAGGAATTCGGAGGCATTCTGTTTCCGGGATTGACGCAATGGGATATTGGCGGCAATACGACCTTTGCTTCTGGTGTGTCATTATACGCTGAGATCACCGTCGGACAGTCGATTGCAACGACCGCTCCAGTGCCTTTTGCTGGAAAGGGCGTGGACGTCAGCGCGTCGGCGACGCTCAAACCGATCGGGAGCTTACTCATCGAGCCATCCTATCGGTTCTCACAATTGGCGCACGATAATGGTGCCATCTTCTATGCAGGGTCGATCTATCGCTCACGTTTCACGTATCAGTTCACCCGGGAACTCGATGCGAGAGTGATCGTGCAATACAATGGGTTTGCGGATCAATTGGATATCGATCCTCTCATCACGTATAAGGTCAATCCGTTTACGAGTTTCTATATCGGCTCGACGCACAATTTTGTCTCAACGGTCGGCAGCATAAACTCACTTCAGCCGACCGAGCGACAATTCTTTGCGAAGGTACAATACCTGATTGCTGAGTAA
- the sucB gene encoding 2-oxoglutarate dehydrogenase, E2 component, dihydrolipoamide succinyltransferase produces MATNVVMPKMGESISEGTILRWLKKEGDAVEKDEPILEISTDKVDTEVPSPVAGTLLKILAQEKQTVLVGEPIASIGTNGEVAAPPAKSEAKPAASEAKQAAPAAPAPTQTPTPAPKAEAPAPQPAQGNGSAAAQGQAVVMPKMGESIAEGTVLKWLKKEGDTVEKDEPILEISTDKVDTEVPAPFAGTLTKIVAQEKETVAVGATIAFISSGAASAQAPAPQAPAPQAPAPQAPAPQAPAQQAPPQQAPAQQAPAQQVQQVQKLATAVVSREAQQAPQAQDDRFYSPLVKSIAKAEGVSPQELATITGSGMGGRVNKTDMLAYVEARKSGRVQPVPSPRLEKAGESAPSFAAREPQPMATPSFASSGEAVTVLPMDNIRQRIAEHMVRSVHTSPHVTSISEVDVTNIVNAQKRGKDAFLQRYGVKLTLTPIFIECMVRALREFPFINASIEGTNIIIRNEINFGFAVAMPKQEGSPLPPALIVPVIKHADRLSLAGIAGAMNELANKARTRKLTPDDISGGTFTLTNPGMFGNILSTPIINQPNLAIMTTGAIVKRAVVKTDAEGNDYIAIRSMMFLGLSHDHRLIDGLYAVQFTERVKQYMESYRVEGI; encoded by the coding sequence ATGGCGACGAATGTAGTAATGCCCAAAATGGGCGAAAGTATCTCGGAAGGCACAATCCTACGTTGGCTCAAGAAGGAAGGCGACGCAGTTGAGAAAGATGAGCCGATCCTCGAAATTTCGACTGATAAGGTCGATACTGAAGTGCCGTCGCCGGTTGCCGGGACGCTATTGAAGATCCTTGCGCAGGAAAAGCAGACCGTTTTGGTTGGCGAGCCGATCGCATCGATCGGCACGAACGGCGAAGTTGCTGCCCCGCCCGCAAAATCGGAAGCCAAACCTGCTGCGAGTGAAGCGAAGCAAGCCGCGCCTGCGGCTCCGGCTCCGACTCAGACTCCGACACCAGCGCCTAAAGCCGAGGCACCAGCGCCACAGCCCGCACAGGGCAATGGCTCCGCCGCAGCTCAGGGTCAAGCGGTTGTGATGCCGAAGATGGGTGAGTCTATTGCAGAGGGCACCGTCCTGAAGTGGCTGAAGAAGGAAGGCGACACAGTCGAAAAAGACGAGCCCATTCTCGAAATTTCGACTGATAAAGTTGATACCGAAGTCCCGGCGCCATTTGCCGGGACGCTGACTAAGATCGTCGCGCAGGAAAAGGAAACCGTTGCCGTCGGCGCGACTATCGCGTTTATTTCGAGCGGTGCAGCTTCTGCGCAAGCGCCAGCTCCGCAAGCGCCAGCTCCGCAAGCGCCAGCTCCGCAAGCGCCAGCTCCGCAAGCGCCAGCTCAACAGGCTCCCCCGCAGCAAGCACCTGCCCAGCAGGCTCCGGCACAGCAGGTACAACAAGTTCAGAAGCTGGCAACAGCAGTTGTTAGCCGCGAAGCACAACAAGCGCCTCAGGCTCAAGACGATCGCTTCTACTCGCCGCTTGTCAAATCCATTGCCAAGGCAGAGGGCGTTTCGCCGCAGGAGTTGGCAACGATCACAGGCTCCGGTATGGGTGGCCGCGTGAACAAGACCGACATGCTGGCCTATGTCGAGGCGCGCAAGTCCGGCCGGGTTCAACCAGTTCCCAGCCCCCGCCTCGAAAAAGCGGGAGAGTCTGCTCCCAGCTTTGCCGCGCGCGAGCCGCAGCCGATGGCTACACCGTCATTTGCATCTTCTGGCGAAGCCGTAACGGTCCTTCCGATGGACAATATCCGTCAGCGTATTGCCGAGCACATGGTGCGCTCGGTGCATACGAGCCCACACGTTACCTCGATCAGCGAGGTGGACGTGACGAATATCGTCAACGCGCAGAAGCGCGGCAAAGACGCGTTCCTGCAACGCTATGGCGTGAAGCTCACACTCACTCCGATCTTTATCGAGTGCATGGTCCGCGCACTGCGCGAATTCCCATTTATCAATGCATCGATCGAAGGTACGAATATAATTATTCGCAACGAGATCAACTTTGGCTTTGCAGTCGCGATGCCAAAGCAGGAAGGCTCACCGCTGCCACCGGCGCTCATCGTGCCGGTGATTAAACATGCGGACCGACTCAGCCTGGCCGGTATTGCCGGTGCGATGAACGAACTCGCAAACAAGGCGCGGACGCGCAAGCTCACTCCCGATGACATTTCGGGCGGCACCTTCACGCTGACGAATCCTGGTATGTTCGGCAATATCCTTTCGACGCCGATCATCAATCAGCCCAACCTCGCGATTATGACAACCGGCGCGATCGTCAAACGCGCCGTCGTGAAGACCGACGCCGAAGGCAACGACTACATTGCGATCCGCTCGATGATGTTCCTGGGACTTTCGCACGATCACCGTCTGATCGACGGCCTCTATGCCGTCCAGTTCACCGAGCGGGTGAAGCAATACATGGAGAGCTACCGGGTCGAGGGGATTTGA